The window AGGGGTGAGAGGTGGGGGGTGAATAAGAAATCTCAGTGGATTTATTTATGTGGCCTCGGGTCTGATGCTCTATGAACAATTAAATGCCAATGATAGTTGGAACAGGGCTGACcaagacattttcaaatacagaCCAGGATTTGTTTAAACCTATCAGTGAAAAGGACTCATAAACTCAGTTAATGAATATTTGTTACACTTGTTACTTCAAGAAAATGTAcatcttgtgtgtgtgtgtgtgtgtgtgtgtgtgtgtgtgcatgcatgtgtgtgtacatgtgtgtgtgtgtatgtgtacatgtgtgtgtgcatgtgtacatgtgtgtgtgtatgtgtacatgtgtgtgtacatgtgtgtgtgtatgtgtacatgtgtgtgtacatgtgtgtgtgtatctgtgtgtgtgtgtgtgtatacatgtgtgtgtgtatgtgtacatgtgtgtgtacatgtgtgtgtgtgtgtgtatgtgtacatgtgtgtgtgtgtatgtgtacatgtgtgtgtacatgtgtatgtgtgtgtgtacatgtgtgtgtgtatgtgtacatgtgtacatgtgtgtgtgtgtatgtgtacatgtgtgtgtttgttcaaTACTTCATCATGATTTGCTATGCAAGTTGAAGAGATCTCTACTCAATTATGCAATATTAAATGCTAGTTGCTTATCAATTTTGAAACTGATAGCAAATGTTGTTAAccaaagttttaaagaaaataaacgctccctgagtgtgtgtgtatgtgtgtccatgtgtgtcATATGCAGTGATATTAAACCATCCCTACGACTCCTAACCCTAACAAATAACTCAACCTTCACCAAGTGGATCTGAACCAGTGACCCTTGCGTGAGAAGACTTCACAGGATAACTGTTAATACACAAGCTAGGCACCATTCAATATCATCACTTCATAGCCACACTTCTACATGTACGTATTGATCTATTTGTACTAAATAGTGGAGCATACATTCAGCATGTACGTATTGACCTATCTGTACTAAATAGTGGACCATACATTCAGcatgcatgtagttacacatgtacCACCACTTACAGGGATCATGTTAAGTTTGCTGCTATATTGTAACACTTTTCAAACTGATGGAGCATTTCAatgactaaacttacatatgaaatgcattttctttagaatatcactgtctgtacATACAAAGTGTTTCTAATAGCCTGGATGTTCATAAAAACCGAGACAAGATTTTacttcccaataattttgtacgcagaaaaaaaaaagaggtatattaggaagtaaaaagaaatttaagctgctacaaatattaaagtgaccacaaacacattgaatatacagactgatattctaaacaagaaaatgtatttgatgtGTTATTCTAGTTGTTAAAAATGCTCTGTTAACTGTcattcagaaacatcttacaagtgcaacaaactcaggattgtccctttaattcagtgaaataaacatttcatgTCCTATCACCATTGAAAACTATGTCCACTACAACAGCTGATTTATGTTGACCACTGTGCAGGCAGTCTCCATGTACAAAGGCAGTGATCGTTGTAATGAGTAAATCCATTTCAATGACACCAATCGAATAAAACTCCATTAACAGAGCCGAGAAGCTTTCGCCAAGAAAAGCTTTCGCCAAGAACACGCAGATTTCGACTAATGGCCATGACGTGCCACACTTACTCAGCACTCCCACTGCAGGATATTGATCAGATTCCAGGTCAAAGGTCAACTGACCTGGAGACCGCCTCTGACAGAAAGATAAATTGTTGTCCACAGAAAAGGCACGTTAATAATCCATTTGAGTGAAGGAAAgaaaaattaatcaaaaatatttataaaactttcaGCTGGCTAAATGAATACTTCGTTCAAGGACCAGCTGGTCATGTTTTCCTGCCATCGTCGATGCTGAATCATGTTCGATGAGTGAACACACAGTTGTAATTCCAAACACGGAATTCAGTCACGTCACAATGTAGTCACAGTCAGTCGGAAAACATATCCAGTGATTTtaacacattaaaacataaatataatactgaaaaaaaagaagatatacaTGACTAGTATATTAGAACCAGATATTAAGGGCAACATTTATAACCACCACCTGTCTAAACAGGACACTTCAGGTGGCTGACGGGCACCATGTATTATAGCAACCACTTGACTAAAGGACACACTAGAATAAAAATTCTTATTAAACATGTGTATAAAATCGACTAGTTCCTGAATGGCCACATTTTGTAGGTCACAATGGTGGTCTTTATAATGTATGTTGTGATATAGTCTGTTCCACAACCAAAATCTGGTAACTGATAAATACTGCACAAAAGTAGTCCACCATAACTACATATACTACAAGTATGTACAATGAGGAACTCCTTTGTTTTATATTCACAaaggacaacaacaacaaaattaaatgaaaaaaaaagaaaacaaattgttggCACTTCACTGGTTAAGTTATCTCCCTTTCATCCACACACTGTTTGCCTCCTCCACATTGCAAGGACACATTCTATGTCATCAACAGTGATGTATTTACAGTCTGCTAAAACAGACAGTGTATCCCGATTTGGCAGTTATAGCGGCAGTTTGTTATAAAtaaccagttattattattttatttgttttaaccaCTACTGGCTGTATGTCATATCACTAATATGCAGTGGTTTGTTCAGGAGATAAAGGGGTTAATACTTTTTCACAGAGATGAAaagatacaaaacaaacaaatccccATTAAATAATGGCTTCTTTTTGAACGTCGACCAGAGTGGACTCTGAAGCCTTTGCTGCGACAGTGGCTGAAGACTGTTCCACACTGCCATTAACACACGGACTCTCGGGGGAAGTAGCACCTTTAGTTTCAACGTTATTCACCATCACGCCCGGAGGGTCGACATCACTTCCAGGACTCGAGTCTGCCAGCTGCTGCAGCTTCTGAACATCACTCAGGTTGCCTTGAGCAGATGGCAGCGGTGGTGGTGGAGCCATTTCCTTATTCTCTAAAGGAGACTGAAGACTTCCGTCAGGGGACGTGGATGACATTGATCCACTCATGTCTCCCTCCGAGTGGTCGGACCCTGGGTTGTTGCCTCCATCTGCTGCCACGATCTTCATAGCCTCCTCGACGACCTGGGAGGTCACCTGACTAGCAATGTGTTCTATGATGTCATCAGAGTCCCCCAGGCTGACCTGGCTCTCCCCGGACATGCTGCTCTTCTCCTGGTCATCACCACCGGACTGCAGAGTCTCGGGTTTAGCTCCACCAGAAGCACTAGCTTCACCAGAGAAGTCCATCAGGTCGGAACTTGGAGCTGGGAGGTTGTCGCTGGAAGGCTCGGCATCCACGGAAGAGCCCAGGAAGTCGGATGTCGTCACAGCAGACTTTGCCGTCTCGATCAGGTCTGAGACGAAATTCTTGACGATAGGATCCTCCTGGTTGTAGTCGGGAGGTggtgggggaggaggaggaagcTCTGAAGGTATGTCTGATATGAAATCTTCGGCTGATACTTTGAACTCGTTCTGCCTTTTCACCTCAATCTGTTCTCTCTGGACATTTTCCAGTTCTGAATTTTGCCGATCGATAGAAGAAGGTGATTTAGTACTGTCCAGTTCGTCTAAGATCTGATCAAATTTGTACTCATCTCCTGAATATGGAGCGGGAACAGGAAATGTGTCCATTGCCTGCTGCTTGGCTTCAGTGGCTTCAGACACAATGCTTTGTTCTGCTGCAGACACAGTCTCAGCAATTTTTTTGTCACAAGCATCAGACATTTCGTTACAACCGCTTTTAACGTCTTTTTCAACATTCTGTGCAGTATCGCTTAACGACTGGGCTGCACCTGCTCCTGCTTGTGCCACAGCTGCTCCCATTTGACTAACTTCATCAGACGCTTTGTCAACAGATGATTCAATCTTGTCCACAGACGATTCAACCACCTCTCTCTTAGCATCCACTTCTGATCCTACATTATCAACAACACTTTTCACACTTTGTTCAACGGAACCCTGGATGTCTTTTGATGCTGAACTTATTTCCTGCTTGGTACTTTCCATCTTTTTGGAAGCATCAGAcattacattttcaaaattttctttctgtttgtctACGGAAGATTCAACTTCTACCTTGGCGGCGGTAACACCAGCCACAACTTCGTCTCGTTTTGAAGCAACTGCAGAAGAAGCACTCTGCATTTTCTCTTCTGCTGATCTGGCCAACTCTTTAGCTTCATTCTCAGCACTCTTGGCCTGTTCCGCTATCGTTGTTTCAGCAGATGTTTTCAGTTCAGAGGCCTCCTTTTTCAACTCTTCCCCTTTGCTAGCAGCTTGCGCTGAGACTTCACTAATCTTTCCCTCGATCTGTTGGACACCAGCAGCAGCCGCTGTTTTAGCATCATCTACGTTTTCAGCCACCTGCTGGGACACCGACTCCGACGTAGATTCCACTTTATCCTTCGCCGTAGCAGCCTCATCTTCGATTCCGACTTTAATATCttcaacagcaacagcagcgtCAGTGCCTGCTGATTTTCCACGATCAGTGAAGTCTTTGACAAAACCCCCGATGCTGGTCTGGATTTCTTCTCCCTTCGTGGCTGCCTCTGTCTTGACTGTTTCTATCGTATCCTTCACCGCCTCGGTCACGTTCTCCTTGATCTCTTCCACTTTCGCAACCACGTCTGTTTTCACCTTCTCGCCAGTTTCCGTGACGTCCATCTTCGCGTCTGTTATATCCTGTTCTGCCTGCTTGGCCTTCTGGGCAAGACTCTCGTGGATTCGCTGGCTCTTTGCCTGAATTTCCCGAGTGGCAGACTCATCAATCAGCTTCTGTGCCCCGGCCATCCAGCTTTCACGAGTCTCGGCATTCTTTTCCGCTATGGACTTTGTTGGTGAGTCGTCCACTCCTGCAGTTTCGTCTTTAGCAGATTCAGCAGTGGCTCCCTCTGGTGGTTGGTCAGAAGGAGCACTTTCTTCTTTTGGCTTTTTCTCGTAGATCATATTTTCTTCGGCAGCCTCTTTCTTAGCCTGTTTGGCCGCACCTCCTGAACACAGGCTGCCCATGGTTGTCTTTTAAATTAAACTCTCAGATTGTATggattttgtttctgtttttttggAGTTCAAGTCTTCACACTATCTGAAAAAaggtaaaaataaaatccaaattACAACCTCGTCCgatgattattatatcatttattttattaatgcaaaatacaaacataactaaAGTTTACAAAATCCTCAATTAACTCAAGTTTTCAACTGTCCCAACCATACAGTACTATActactggtgtatcaaaggctgttgtatgtactttgagtccatgtaaaaatacatataatggATCATTTGCTGCTTTTTgcgggcaggatgtagcccagtggaaaagtgcTCGCACAATGcacagtctgtctaggatcgatccccactggGCTGTTTCTCCTTCtatagccagtacaccatgactggtatatcaaaggctgtggtatgtctatcctgtctgtggaatggcacatataaaatatcccttgctactaatgaaaaactgtagtggctttcctctctaggactatatgtcaaaattaccaaatgtctgacatccaattgccgataatttataaatcaatgagctctagtttactgccattaaacaaacatttttctttctctttggtATTAGACAGCCAATGAGACAGCAGTTTGTTCTCTTTTTACACCAAGTGTCAAACTAATTACAGACTGTTTCATGTAGGtatagacatcaaatagccagaatttaaaatatattcaggtgttaattgttaaacaaattctgttagCCAGCCGGTGGTGCCCTTGGGTATCAGTCTGTGTCATattataggttgcatagtaccaaagaagagaatACCGTGTCaaggttcgacgtgcaccgtcaaatatttacggagtaaaagcagctgtgggtgtgattggtagtaatatgtgacattgattatttgtgcaaatactattatccattgacaataaataaatactcttttatttgttatacagttgttatgcagtatataccagaggttgaaactaatgcggggtacccccaaaaatggaactgcaattttcagaaAAAGtaacggttgctattaaaaacataaattaaatctcttaaatgatacgtgaccccccaatttcttgcagctagattagatgtgaggtgccacactttctattgctgtacttcctgggtgtgttgaaatgctgcttatatcagttttattagtaaacgttaacattatcggcaacaggaattgatttggtctaatggaacctctATGAGGTAACCACAAGTTCAACAGACTACcgccattttatttattagtagAATTGGCAAATAGGTCATCATACATTTGTTCATGGGGACAGATATATTGATAATTGTTtctacaaaaataaacaaaacttgaCACATGGAGCTGAGCGAAGgtgaaaaacaattattttactaCTGCCAGTCAGCTGCCATCAAGTGCTGTAATTAACTATCTAAGATTAATTATctaacacctcaacacattttacaggAAGGGATCTAGTAGGTGATTACAGGGTAAGTGCATCCCTCTCCCAAAATATTCAAAGCACCCCaaaaatccagtgtttaaagtgtaaatataataaatctatttctttTTAAGTGGGGATGATGTAATACATTGATTAGGTCTTTCTGGAGGAGAATGCCTCATAATGAGtgtgatttgttttgtgttttttgtggagTTTTTAACATAACACACACTCTGTAGAAACATCCTACAACCTACCATGATTTTTAACTATATCTGTTACACTTTTAACAGTTACATTCTTCCAGCCTATTaattgtcaaaataaccataatatTACATCTGAATTCttcttttcattttcttcaagTAGTACAACTAacttgtgaagaaaaaaaagattttgaaGTTAACAACTATTGTATTATTCAAGTTTAGCTAAATCATAGTTCTTATAATATTCTTGTTATATCTTTTATACAGTTAGGCCTAATTATTGAACTACAACATCGTCTTGGTGAAAAGATTATCTAGAGTACTGTTGAACTTTGGCTGGATGGCAGCAAAGGACAAAAACCAGGGACTTGGCCGAATTCTTTGTGTCTTGGTCCAGTTAGACAATCTGAAGGAAGTGGGTTAACAGATAGCTTGGAGTACTTATCAACGTAAGAGGATGTTTTATTTCCTTACTAGAGATCCTGTGAGCACGGTTCTACTAACACTACAGTGGCAGGCAGGATGTACTTATACACATTTATAGTGGGAAAAGAAGGAGAAACATtaatttgtgtatgtttgtcaaACAAAAGAAGATGTGTTTTGGTTACAAATTTAAGTTAGGATTCCATATGCATAGCAAATGTATGCAGTAGTCTTAGGTGTTAAATGTGGAAAAATAAAATGACTATTGCATTCAGTTCAGGGTTTATACAGTACGTGTTCaataaatgtttgagaaagtcactggCTCtaacagaagctttggctagtgccccacatattatagtaatacaattGATCATTTTCAAtagcccagaccaaaaattCACATTCTGGGACTGACGGTTAGTGGATTTGTTGAACCCTGGAAACTTTATAAggatacaaatatttgttttaacacctCAATAAATTTTAAATGGTACCTTTTAAATTAGTTATTTTGTTACCATTATAGACTAAGATAGGGTTATGTCATCACTTGGATGAGAAGAGAAGCATTTTGAATAGGCTACActtagaaagggatcttttatatgcattgtaCCAGAAACAGAACTAATAAATTATGGCAACTAGACATTGTTCATCAGAAAACTGTACTTGAAAAAGTAACACAGCTATAATACTAGTTTGGGATATATAGTGTTGAACACTATATCTGTTCaaaataaaagattttaaaaaagaagcaaGATGCAAAGtagattaaatttgtttaaatttgtatttaaaaaagtgtTGGGGCTTTTGAAATCTATGATTAGTTTGCACAAACCAATCAATAATTGATTAAAGTGAAAATTGGGCTATGGGTACTGAATCCAAAAATTTTTTAAGGTGTAATATTTCTCTGTATTAAGTTAAATAGCTTTTGTTGATTAATACATATCCAAAAGTACTTAATTTCTTTAAGTGCCATTAGCGCACCAAACACCAAAAACCTAAAAAGGAAAGAACTCTGCAATGTACTTGGTTGTATTTGATCATGATTCATACTCAAATGGTCAAATGGCTCAACTAATGCTTAATAAGCTCGGAACATCATTACATGAAACCAAATACTTGCTGCAAATTTAATATGATTCTTTACTTCCACAAATTACCAGATTTGAGGTTGGAAGGGTAACATTATCAgatggaatcccaaaatatctatattattatattaccatattttttatgatttctgcagaaatcttttaaaaagtcttcAAATTGAATGCCTGACAAATTTAATGATGTTATGTTATAGACTATAGATTGTAATGAACCTTTGTGTAAATCTTGTTCTTAATGCTATTGTAAAGTGTATGTTTATGAAATTACTAGTCAGTGTAGGTTGTGTCTAGCTGGTTAATGAACAATTATATGTAAGTAACAGTAACAGACAATCAATACTGCGGGACTGACAGTTTGTGGAGAAGCGAGGAAAGCGTTTTCTGTTTATTGATCAAGTGACCAGGCAGCTCATAAAGTGATGCTCCCCTCATCTAGACGTTCACACACACAGCATATCATTTCAAACCTAATATCTAAAGAGTCAGTGCTTTTAGTGTGTTCTAATTTTAGACAGGGCATTACAAGCAGACATGGCATAATTATCTGGATTTCTAACCTCATTGCAGGCAAGGCAAATGCAAGTAACAACaagggtgggggtgaggggtggaggtgagggtgggggtgggcacTGACTGACTGAGATTGAGCATGTAATATGGCCAAGTTTTTGAGGTGGTTATAAGGAGGATGCATggctgaaatttaaaaaatccaaatgacctgaaatgtaatttcttgcattctacaCTGTACAAACCTAACCCAagccaacccaacccaacccaaccctaAGCCTAACCCTAAGCCTAATCCAAGCCCTAGCCCATGCCCATGCCCATAaaggggtgagggggggggggatatcatacctaaatgtaaatttagtttttaaaattcagaattatttaGATGCTACACATCCTCAGTCACCTGCCACGATTTCATGAACTGTCCCTTCACAATTATTCAGTTTTGTTGGTTTTAAATGTGAAGTCGTCCTGTATCCACTAGACCAGTTCGTTGGTATCGTTTTGTTGGTTTTAAATGTGAAGTCGTCCTGTATCCACTAGACCAGTTCGTTggtattgttttgttggttttaaaTGTGAAGTCGTCCTGTATCCACTAGACCAGTTCGttggtattgttttgtttaacaactgacaccactaaagcgtacagattaatgaatcatctgctattaaattgcttgggtgtcaaacattccATCATTTTGAAATGCAGTCTGCAGAGgacatgctacattttcccattaccgtgcagcaagggatcttttatatgcactttgtcactgacaggacagcacataccacagcctttgatataccagttattggTGCACTAGTAGGGACAAGAAAAGCCCAATGTGTCCTCTGAAGGGGTTTGATCCGAAAGTGTTTGatcctcaggcgagtgctctactgTCAGAGCTACACCTCTTCACTTTCAAAACACGACCAGACATTGACAAGCCAAGTAATTCGgtccccgtgcttataaaatctTTTGAGTTGAGTCTAGACTGAAGACTCAAATAGACTGAGACTTGAACATCATGGTATCGTTGTACACcatgcgtgtgacatcattagagatttaAGTGTAAAATATAAAGTATTATATGCGGGGACCCTGGTATGTTGTGAGAGGCAATTAACAAGCCTTACCAGTATGGGCTTACATGCTTTTTATTACAATCCCTAGTCAGTAATCTacttgataaaaaataaaatacagctCAAATGAAAAGGTGGTCTCATTATTAATTGGCAAggtaataaaaagtttgttttgtttaatgacaccactagagcacattaatgaaacatcagttattggatatcaattATTTGATcactctgacatatagtcttacagtaaagtgtgttttgtttaacaatacggccatggtatgtactgtcctgtctaaaTGATCCCTGACTGTTTTATCAGTATAGTAGCCTATAAGTAGCAGCAGTGGATTTcttccctctttctctctccgtctatttctctccctctttctccctctctctctcatctccccTCCCTCATCACTTTCTCATTCCATCTTTCCctatctctctcccccccccttgACCCTTCCCCCCTCTTGACCCATCCCCCttctttccctctctctttctcccttcATACCTTCTTCTCAACtgaatgttaaaataaccatccaccagacaccaaataactgtagtttaaaatgtgtccaCAGATGTCATTAAAACAACTATTCCTGTCCTTTTCTTTCCACATTATAACTGGCTGCTCATAACTGCAGGTTTTACTGTGTGTGGAAATAAATTTGTGCAGCTAGCCTCAAACTTATTGAGTGCTGTATGTGGATCTATTTAAAGCGGACAATACCAACTGTAACAGCAATATATTGTGGGAATGGATCAATGAAGTTTATACAAGATGTGTTCAAGCCACTTAAACAAAGCAGCAACACTTGACCGTGAAGATCAATGCTGCAAACAACAGGTGGAGCCACCAACAAGTGAAAAGGCATTATACCATAGTCCGACTAGACGGTGCATTTCACCTCATTCTGCCAGGCATTGTGTGGTCTGTGTAATATTGGGATGATGGGCATTATACCGTAGTCCGACTAGCCGGTGCATTTCACCTCATTCTGCCAGGCATTGTGTGGTCTGTGTAATATTGGATGATGGGCATTATACCGTAGTCCCACTAGATGGTGCATTTCACCTCATTCTGCCAGGCATTGTGTGGTCTGTGTAATATTGGGATGATTGGCATTATACCGTAGTCCGACTAGCCGGTACATTTCACCTCATTCTGCCAGGCATTGTGTGGTCTGTGTAATATTGGGATGATGGGCATTATACCGTAGTCCGACTAGCCGGTGCATTTCACCTCATTCTGCCAGGCATTGTGTGGTCTGTGTAATATTGGGATGATGGGCATTATACCGTAGTCCGACTAGCCGGTGCATTTCACCTCATTCTGCCAGGCATTGTGTGGTCTGTGTAATATTGGGATGATGGGCTGATACTTCAGACCTCATTATTTAAGGAgaggcgagacatagcccagatGTCCTGGGCAGGAGAGCTGGCCGAGgccagcacctgtgcccaggacaggcctgcactacaacagcttggtctgaatgtgcacattaaacactctgacctgacctgtagcccagtggtaaagcgctcgcatgatatgtggtcgatctaggatcaacccccgtcggtgggcccattaggctatttctcgttccaccacaactggtatatcaaaggctgtcatatgtgctatcctgtcaatggtattgtgcatataaaagattcctttctactaataaaaaaatatagcgggtttcctctctaagactatatgtcaaaactaccaaatgacTGATATCCAATATCCggcgattaataaatcaatgtgctgtagtggtgtcgttagacaaaacattCACTTTTCATTATTTATGGGGAGCTATCATTCTGGCTCCCCATCACTGTCCTTGAGACTGGTTTAAGGTGTGACTTTTAGCTCCCCAtaagcatgtgaatttatatagtATCAATATATTAATGTCTTTAATTGTTCCCAATAGTCTAAGTATGGGGAGCAGATGTATGTGCAGAGGGGGGATGGGGTTAAAACCCATAatcccttcttttttttaagtatttCCAGAGTGAATCTACTCCACCCAAAAAATGTTGCTTCCACCGAGTCTagacatgccccccccccccccccccccccgcaccatTGTGTGCACATGTAGTTGGGGAGCAATAAATCACTGCTGTTAATTGATTTCATATCCAGGTCTGTGACTCAGGGAAATGTCATTGTGTATGATGCCCCAACATATTATTCAATGGGTTCTGTTCAATCAtggtcaggtcagatcagactgtttaacgtgcacattcagagcaagctgttgtagtgcacgcctgtcctgggcacaggtgccggcctcagcCAGcacctccatccaggacagaaaaggggtGGAGAGGGTTGGAGGGGGTACCACgtacactggcaggtgcaagagagcaccagcagtcctactggggccggtaacaggcggtaggtggtatggtgctatggaatttggaacgTCCAGTAGGTTTAAGCCGAGGAAAAAGGTGCACAGTTTTTGTGAAGGAAATTAGATGCAATTTTGAAAGGTCCGTCAAAAGGAAACGGagctacatatagttttagaagaTTAGTGTTCTATCATCAAACATTaacctatatgtatatgtagatagggatcctgtaaaaaaaataatttaaagttgCACCCCCATTCCATAGAAAAATCCTACATCTATTCTGACTATATATAGTAAATTAATTGAgtcaatgttaaaaaaaaaaaagaggggaaATAAATGTGTGGAGATAAAACATAATGTGTGTTAGTGACGACATCTTATGGCATGAAGTGCATAAAGTGTTATAATTAACTATAAATAATGAAACATGTTTTGTCAGCGCTTGTGTAACCTGTTACCAATACAAGCACAAAGGAGACAATGTTATTTCCCATAGCTTTATTAATAATGCACACAAAAGAtggaatgaatattttattagcaattACTATCCTATCCtcaactgaccgcgcatcaggcgtgcgctttaccactggactacgtcccacccctgaaTGGAAGCATGCATGGAATTGTGTTAAATTCACATCCTCAATAGCTAAATTACAAAACCTGCTATACAATGCTAAAGGTTCCAGTCAATGACATTTACTAATTGTGTTAAATTCACATCCTCAATAGCTAAATTACAAAACCTGCTATACAACGCTAAAGGTTCCAGTCAATGACATTTACTAATTGTGTTAAATTCACATCCTCAATAGCTAAATTACAAAACCTGCTATACAACGCTAAAGGTTCCAGTCAATGACATTTACTAATTGTGTTAAATTCAAATCCTCAATAGCTAAATTACAAAACCTGCTATACAACGCTAAAGGTTCCAGTCAATGACATTTACTAAATGTGCTAAAAACGCCAGAGACCAATATGTGTTAAAATGACCAGGATCTGAGATCCAAATTGAATTGTTTTCATGATGCcgtttactttattccttattatttattacctcaCACCAAAACGGGACATATAAACCCCCTGAGGGCCCCATACAACTGATAATTTGTGTGAAACTGTGGCTCTGGGGAATTGTGTAATTTGTGGCAAGTTAATATTGGTGATTATTGTGTAGAGAAGGAAAAATCAA of the Gigantopelta aegis isolate Gae_Host chromosome 12, Gae_host_genome, whole genome shotgun sequence genome contains:
- the LOC121386862 gene encoding uncharacterized protein DDB_G0284459-like, which encodes MGSLCSGGAAKQAKKEAAEENMIYEKKPKEESAPSDQPPEGATAESAKDETAGVDDSPTKSIAEKNAETRESWMAGAQKLIDESATREIQAKSQRIHESLAQKAKQAEQDITDAKMDVTETGEKVKTDVVAKVEEIKENVTEAVKDTIETVKTEAATKGEEIQTSIGGFVKDFTDRGKSAGTDAAVAVEDIKVGIEDEAATAKDKVESTSESVSQQVAENVDDAKTAAAAGVQQIEGKISEVSAQAASKGEELKKEASELKTSAETTIAEQAKSAENEAKELARSAEEKMQSASSAVASKRDEVVAGVTAAKVEVESSVDKQKENFENVMSDASKKMESTKQEISSASKDIQGSVEQSVKSVVDNVGSEVDAKREVVESSVDKIESSVDKASDEVSQMGAAVAQAGAGAAQSLSDTAQNVEKDVKSGCNEMSDACDKKIAETVSAAEQSIVSEATEAKQQAMDTFPVPAPYSGDEYKFDQILDELDSTKSPSSIDRQNSELENVQREQIEVKRQNEFKVSAEDFISDIPSELPPPPPPPPDYNQEDPIVKNFVSDLIETAKSAVTTSDFLGSSVDAEPSSDNLPAPSSDLMDFSGEASASGGAKPETLQSGGDDQEKSSMSGESQVSLGDSDDIIEHIASQVTSQVVEEAMKIVAADGGNNPGSDHSEGDMSGSMSSTSPDGSLQSPLENKEMAPPPPLPSAQGNLSDVQKLQQLADSSPGSDVDPPGVMVNNVETKGATSPESPCVNGSVEQSSATVAAKASESTLVDVQKEAII